The nucleotide sequence ctttttttcatcaTTGCCTAGGGTACCAAGCTTGTTCATCGTACTACCATACTCAGATGGGTCTTCTTCGTATTGCAACTTGCTGCGGGATGTtcctcctctttttttcatccCCTCTTAACACGAGtacattgattgattgatacTGGCGCCATGTCCGGTTCACCAATAGGCCAGATAACACACATCACCAACTTTGACCATTGATTGGTTAGCCGCGATAAGGCCTTTCATGACTCTTGTCGTGTCAAGTTGATCGGATGTGTCTAGCAAACCATTGTCTCATTCGCTTGTCTGATCATCCAGgtctctctcttttgctgTCCGTTAACCGGATTGAAACATTCCTCATTTTACTCCCCACCCCGCATTGTCAAAGTTTTGTGCCCCGGGAAGTTCCCCAGCTCCGcctactggacctggacggGCTGGGTATGCATGATAAGGACAAAAAGAGAGAACACACACACCtcataccgtgccaaatcaAATGCCAGCAAGGCTGTTGGGATATTAGACTTTCCCAGACCGCTCAAGCTAAGACTTTCATTTGTCCGCAAAATTTATTCGTGTGGGCAAGCGGCAATGGGCGCTGCTCAACAAGAGTAGGTACAGAAAACAACGGATTTAGCAGCCGTCCACAAAACAACACGACTTCCGTATACCTACACATTTATCTCCCAAGTCACGAAACCAAATGCACACAGTACACGTTGCCGCGTCCCGTACATCCACAATGGTACTGCAACACAAAAACCTGCGCAACCCATGCCTTGGCATGTGTGGTGCCACCAGCTTGAGAAATTGATCGATCACAAATCAGTACTACATATTACCTAAAACTCTTCTCTCTAACTACCCACTCTATTTCCTTTTACCGACTTTGTTGATCATTCATCACTTCTCGCACAAGCATTTTACTCACAGTAGTATTCGTAGCCAAGATTGTTTTGACAAAACCGGGCTTGGCAAGCCCAAATCAGAGCTCTCTGCCCCAAAGTCTCCACAACCATCTACCGGTTgccgcgttttttttttctcctgtcttttcttgtttgtttcGTCTCCCTCTCCTCCATGGATATACGTACCATCCCGTTGAGGAATGGAGCCACCCGAAAAAAAGATACCATTCTATGCATACTGTAGGTAGGAAATGCAAATATGGAAGTGATATTACGGACAAGGTATGGCTTTTTAAAGCAGGCAACTAGTCATGTATCGCTGCGGAATAACACCTACCGCGCCTTGGCGGTGGGTTAGGTGGACGCTTTTGACGTAAACATGTGGAGGAGGATATACAGCTGGGGCTGCCAAGAGAAGGGAGAGAGACAAGTTAAGAGATTGAGCAACAGACAAATGAGGCAAGGAGGGTTAAATTGGAGCTCGTCGAAAGGATGGACAGGCTAGTCTAGATTtcacaagaaaagaaatgaaAGAGGCACATATCTACTCGTGTGAGAAGTGATTGGTCAAACATAGCTTTTTTTAGGGTGGACAGGACCTGGATGGGCGTGTGTTGCGGCTGAGGGCCTTGTCTCGCGCAATGATGAATCAACTATGCGCCTTTCAGGTCTGACGATTCGCAAATCCCTTGCATAAGAGGgggggaagaaaagaagcagaTAATAAGCCATGATGATGGACATTACCCAGTGGCGGCTCTCCCCCGGAGACCCCGGGAGTTGGGGGGACGACAACCCCCTTTCCCAAGCCTTCACCCCGCCAGACCCGGGGAACATGGACCCATGGGAAATACATATTTGTACAAATGGTGAAATTTGCTTCTTGCGCCAATAAAAACTCATGGGGGGCCAGCAAGGTATGATAGCACTAAGCAAAAAAAGCTAAGACCAAgggaggggggagggggcgTGGGATGTTGAGGAAATGGGCTGGGGCTGACGTGATCCTTCCTTGGTGGCGGTGACACATTTTATTACTTGCCTTTCGCGGCTCAGGCTCGGCATGGACTTAGCTGAGCAAAGGGACGAttaagggagaaaaaaaaagtttgacAGCGGAAAGCCCCGGGGTACTAGGGACTGCTGAAGGTTCTTCCGCTGTTTCCGCGTgtcaggaaaagaaaaagagacttCATAACTCTGGACATATTGGATGCACTCAGGGTCAATATTCTAACCATCCTTGTTGTGTGCGTTCTGCTGGCAAACACATCTATCTCAAAGTCTTCGTGGTCTGGTAAAGAAAAATTGATCAAGGTGGTGGAGAGTATTGATCCTTATTTTACAGCCACTGAGACTGTTTGGTGTACCAGGGGTTCCAAATACAATACAATTTGCTTAAAgcgaaagaagagaaaacgaGAACAAGGCTCGCACAAGTTAAGATCCCTCCAGGAATCAGAATTGATAAATCGGCAGGAAAAAATAAAGTTAATATCGATTTCCATCAGGAAAATGCTCCCAAACGTGGCCACATGGCGACAAACTTGGGGGCAGCAAATGTGGCGATAATAGGCCACAAAAGTAGAAACTTGTTGAGAGTATGACAAAAGTAAGGAGAATatcaaaaagacaaagcGCCGATTTCCAGTCTAGTAACCCCTTTGTATATCCGAGCAGTAAAAGCCATCATCAGTCGTCCCTGTGGCATGATTCGCAAATAACCGGATCCCTTCTAATCTTTCTTTTATAACGCCCCTGATACGCTGAAAACAAATCATATCTTAAAGTACTTTCAAGTCCATGGATAGCTTTGCATGGCAAAGTAGCTTGTCGGCCAGGTAAATCACATCCGTTCCATTAGGTCCCCTCCAGAAACACTGTTGGAGGACGAGCTCCTACCACTGAGATGGTATCCATCGCTGGGAGTGAGAAGATCATGAACGGCAACCTTGGGAACGGGAAGTTTCCTCTGAGACCCATCGGGACGACTCATGATGTCGGCGAGCGAGATACCACCACTCCTGCCGCCAGCAGGCGGTGCGGCCATGGCACTGGGCTGAGGGTGGCCGTACGGTGCGTCTGGTTTCGGTTCCAATGGCGCCAAGGCGGGCGTGGTGTGCTGCTGAAGGCTCAGAGAGCGGAAGGGCGGGAGCTCATAAGAGGTAGGCATCGAGTAGTTCGAAGGTCGAAGACGAGGCGAATGAGCAGGCGTGGCCAGAGGTGTGTGATCAGGGGTAGGTGAAAGTGAGTCATGGGAGAAAGTAGGCGAGGACGGAGCAGTAGACTGGGGCGAGTTGGGCCTGGACCTCTTCGCCTGTCTGTAGCTCTGGTTGTAATGATCATCATCTTCATGCGAGTGGGATCGAGACATGTGGTAGCTCGAGAGAGAAGCCACAGGACCAGCTCGAGGATGAGAGCTGTTGTGCATGTAGTACGGGTGATGCCTGGAGctgtgatggtggtggtgaggtGGCGCCATCAAGTTGTCCCGCTCCACCTGATGAGCAGCCTTTGCGAGCATCGAGATGTCCATGTTGTTGGAAGTCGGAGGTGGCCCACGGTGGTAAGGGTAGGCGGCATGCGGGTTAAGTCCCGAAGAAGGTCCAGCGTACTGCGCGTAAGAGTGAGGAGGTGACACGTTGGGCGAGCCGAGGACGGAGGGCGGCGCCGACCGGATCGCCTTGTGGCCCTGGGGCGGTGCCATCATTCCATCGGGACCGACCATGGCGTGGTGCTGAGCCTGGCCCTTGGCTCCTCTCCTCGAGTTAGGGTTGTTGTGTATCCTCGAGTGGCGGGTGAGCTCATCAGACCGAGAGAATTTTTTACTGCATCCAGGGAACTGGCAGGCGTGGGGCTTCTCGCCGGTGTGCGTCCTGATGTGACGAGTCTGGTGTT is from Pyricularia oryzae 70-15 chromosome 2, whole genome shotgun sequence and encodes:
- a CDS encoding DNA-binding protein creA, with the protein product MQRAQSAVDFSNLLNPEASSTSPSAPQQSKQPQQQQKQSTEGGDMAAVTAIRPNGPLPSGQSTSEPANMEMPRPYKCPLCDKAFHRLEHQTRHIRTHTGEKPHACQFPGCSKKFSRSDELTRHSRIHNNPNSRRGAKGQAQHHAMVGPDGMMAPPQGHKAIRSAPPSVLGSPNVSPPHSYAQYAGPSSGLNPHAAYPYHRGPPPTSNNMDISMLAKAAHQVERDNLMAPPHHHHHSSRHHPYYMHNSSHPRAGPVASLSSYHMSRSHSHEDDDHYNQSYRQAKRSRPNSPQSTAPSSPTFSHDSLSPTPDHTPLATPAHSPRLRPSNYSMPTSYELPPFRSLSLQQHTTPALAPLEPKPDAPYGHPQPSAMAAPPAGGRSGGISLADIMSRPDGSQRKLPVPKVAVHDLLTPSDGYHLSGRSSSSNSVSGGDLMERM